One window of Quercus robur chromosome 5, dhQueRobu3.1, whole genome shotgun sequence genomic DNA carries:
- the LOC126729149 gene encoding putative germin-like protein 2-1 encodes MASPILFFGLLTFFFLAALASDPSPLQDFCVADTNSPVLLNGLACKDPKTVVANDFSSSGLHIAGNTSNPEGLSVASAQIPGLNTLGISLLRFDYAPWGINPPHIHPRATEILTVLEGSLEVGFVTSTPPNRLITKVLQKGDVFVFPIGLIHYQRNVGKKSAAAIAAASSQNPGFIPIANSVFGSKPDIPSDVLAKAFQVDKNVVNYIRSKF; translated from the exons ATGGCTTCCCCCATTCTCTTCTTCGGACTTctaactttctttttccttgctGCATTGGCATCTGATCCTAGCCCTCTCCAAGATTTCTGTGTTGCAGATACAAATAGTCCAG TGCTCCTAAATGGTTTGGCTTGCAAGGATCCTAAGACGGTTGTAGCCAATGATTTTTCAAGCAGTGGACTTCATATAGCAGGCAACACATCAAACCCTGAAGGGTTAAGCGTGGCCTCTGCACAAATTCCAGGACTTAACACTCTTGGAATTTCCCTCCTCCGTTTTGACTACGCACCATGGGGTATCAACCCTCCCCACATTCACCCTCGTGCCACCGAAATCTTAACAGTCTTGGAAGGTAGCCTTGAAGTTGGGTTTGTTACATCTACTCCTCCAAACCGTCTTATCACAAAGGTGCTACAGAAGGGTGATGTGTTCGTATTCCCAATTGGTCTCATCCACTATCAAAGAAATGTTGGTAAAAAAAGTGCCGCCGCCATTGCTGCTGCAAGCAGTCAAAACCCTGGTTTTATCCCAATTGCCAATTCAGTGTTTGGGTCCAAGCCTGACATTCCTAGTGACGTTTTAGCTAAGGCCTTCCAGGTGGATAAAAATGTTGTCAACTATATCCGGTCTAAGTTCTAG